GGCGACGATCCCCGTGGGATTGTCCGGTCTGGCGCTCGAGCACGTGTTCCGCACAACTCTGGGTAAACCTGTCCCGGCCGCGATCTTCTTGATACTCAACGGGCTCATCCTGTACGGCGGGGAACGGATGCGCCGCCGCACGCCCACACTCGCGTCCTTCGACACCACAGGGGACAAAGAACCAACCGGATCGACGGGCAATGCGGTCGACGACCGGCTGGCCGGACTGTCCCTAGCTCAAGGCGTGGTGATCGGCTGTGCGCAGATTTTGGCACTTTTGCCTGGCGTCAGCCGCTCGGGTGTCACGATGGTCGCAGGCATGTGGCGTGGGCTCTCCCATGAGGAGGCTGCGCGATTCTCCTTCTTACTGGCTACGCCGATCATTCTGGCCGCCGGTCTCCTGAAGATCCCAGATCTGTTGGGCCCGCTGGGCACCGGGATACGCGGACAGGCACTGGCTGGCAGTTTCGCATCCTTCATCGCCGCCTATCTCTCGGTGCGGTTTCTGACCCGTTACTTCGAAACACGCACGCTCACACCGTTTGCCGTCTACTGCGTGCTCGCGGGTGCCGCCAGCCTGGTGTGGCTGACCCTTCTCTAGCGTCGGTCATCCTTGATGGACCGTCGAGATTAATTCGGCGGGAATCGGTTTGCCTGCAGATGGCATCGCGATGAACGCACGATCTTCGTGGCGCACGATGTTCGATGGGGCTACAGTTCGCTCGGCGAGGGCAACTCGATAAGACGCCTCGTCGCGTTCGTCAGCCAATCCTCGGGAGATCTGAAATGTCGATGACGCCGAAGGCGCCGGCCACGGCACTGCCGACGATGCTGACCGCCGCGCAGGTCTCGGCGGCTCCGGTTGATGAGGTCCTCGGTTGGCTGGATAGTTCCGCGCAGGGGTTGTCCAGTGCGCAGGCGTCTGAGCGACTCGAGCGTTACGGCCCGAATGCCGTTCGGACCCATCACGTCAACGCGCTCGCGGTGCTCGGGCGTCAGTTGCGCAGCGCGGTTCTGATCTTGTTGGCGGCCACCGCCGTCGTCTCATATTTTCTCGGGGACAGCGTGCAGGCGATCATCATCGGCGTGATCTTGGCCGCCAGTATCGGTCTGGGATTTGTCAACGAATACCGTGCCGAGCGGGCCGCCGCAGCCCTGCACTCGGGTGTCCGCCATACCGCGGCCGTTCGCCGCGACGGCACGTTCGCCGCACTCGATGTCACCCAACTGGTACCCGGCGACGTGGTCCGACTGACGCTCGGCGAGGCCGTGCCCGCGGACCTGCGCATGATCGAGGCGACCGGTCTGGAATGCAATGAGAGCATCCTGACTGGGGAGTCGACAGGCTCGGAGAAGTCGCCCCGTCCGGTGGCCGCCGATGCGGAGCTGGCCGAATCGGCCGATCTGGCATTCATGGGCACGATCGTCAGCGCCGGCGAGGGAGTCGGGGTGGTGTATGCCACCGGGCGAAACGCCGAGTTCGGCCGTATCGCAGCCGGTCTGGGTGAGCGGCAGCCCGAGACCGACTTTCAGGTCGGCCTACGCCGGTTCTCCTACCTTCTGCTGCAAGTCGCGATCGCTCTGACGGTGCTGATCTTGGTCAGCAACCTGCTGCTGCGCAAACCGGTGATCGATTCGGTCCTCTTCTCCCTCGCGATCGCCGTTGGCATCACTCCCCAACTGCTGCCGGCGGTCGTCAGCGCCAGCCTGGCAACAGGGTCGCGCCAACTCGCCAAAGCCAGGGTGTTGGTCAAACGCCTGGTGTGCATCGAAGACCTCGGCGACATCGACATCCTGATCACCGACAAAACCGGCACGTTGACCGAGGGCCGGATCAGCTTGGTCGACGCAGTCGACCCCACCGGCGCGCACAGCGACACAGTCCTGCGTCTTGGGTTACTGGCCACTGATGTCGACCCGGCGTCGGGTGGGGTCAGCGCGAATGCGTTGGACGCCGCCCTCTGGGAGTCGCCTAGAGCCAAGGATCTGGTGGGCGCCGGAGTACGACATGTCGCGAGCGTGCCCTTCGACCACATCCGCCGCGCCACCTCGGTATTGGTCGATGACAACGGCAGCCAGATCGTGGTCCTCAAGGGTGCACCTGAGCAAGTGCTGGCCCGATGCCGGATGACCCCGCAGGACACTCAGGACACGCTGGACATGTTGTTCGCCGCGGGCCGCCGAGTGGTCGCGGTGGCCACCAAACCAGCGGCCGAACTGACCACGATCACCGCCGACGACGAGTGCGATCTGATGTTGGCCGGGTTCGTGGTCTTCGCCGACGAACCCAAAGCCGCTGCGCGCCAGTCCCTGAACCAACTGGCCGCCCTGGGCATCGAGCTGAAGATCGCCACCGGCGACAACCCCCGCGTAGCCGAAAAAGTCTGCGCCGAATTGGGTTTGCCGTCCAAGGGCACCATCACCGGCGCGCAACTGGAGGCGCTCGACGCCGACGAGTTCAGCGACGCCGCACAGAATCACACGATCTTCGCCCGCATCTCCCCCGAGCAGAAGGCACAGCTGATCACCTCGGCGCGGCGCACTGGTCGATCTGTCGGCTTCCTGGGGGACGGCGTCAACGATGCCTTGGCACTGCACGCCGCCGACGTCGGGATCTCGGTGGAAAGCGCCACCGACGTCGCCAAAGACGCCGCTGATGTAGTGCTGTTGGAGAAGGACCTCGGCGTGCTGGCCACCGGGGTGGCCGAGGGCCGGCGTATCTTCGCCAACACCATCAAGTACGTGCTCATGGGAACCTCGAGCAACTTCGGCAACATGTTCAGCGCGGCCGCCGCCTCGGCCCTTTTGCCGTTCCTGCCGATGCTGCCCAGCCAGATCCTGTTGAACAATCTGCTCTACGACAGTTCGCAGCTTGCGATTCCCACCGACCGCGTCGACGAGGACCAACTGCAGGCGCCCTCACATTGGAACATCGGTTTCATCCGACGCTTCATGCTCACCTTCGGCCCGATCAGTTCCCTGTTCGACTTCCTGACGTTCGGGCTGATGTTGGGCGTGCTGCACGCCGGTGCCACCGAATTCCGCACCGGCTGGTTCGTGGAATCGCTTGCCACCCAAACGTTGATCATCTTCGCGATCCGTACGCGCAAGGTGCCCTTCTTCCGCAGCCGAGCCAGCGTTCCCCTGACCCTCACCAGTGTCGCCGTGGTTGCGGTCGGCATCCTGATCACGATTTCGCCGCTGGCGCACCCCCTCGGCTTCACCGCGCTGCCACTGCAGTTCTTTGCCGTGCTCGGTGGGTTCGTCGTTGTCTACCTGATCCTGGTGGAGTTCACCAAGAAGTGGTTCTACGCCGAACAGACCCGCCTGGCGGAAAAGCCGCAGCGCACTCGCGGCGACGAACATCGCATCCATCGAAGGGCCGCACGATTCAGTCACGCAGGCGCCATCACCGCACGCACCTGATCGGTCGAGTTCCTCAATCCCGAAAACGGCATGGCGTGGTGCTCACCGTGAGCGCTGGAAGCTAGTGCAGCGCACCGCCTTCTGAATCCCAACGCTCTTGCGCGGTGGCTCTTTGCGTGCGGGATTCCCTATCTCGCAGGCTGATCATGAGAAGTCCATCGACGGTCGAGTCGTCGTCCGGGGCCGCCGCGGCCATCATGGTGGCATGCGCGCGGTCCGGCGGGGTGTGGGGCGGGACCACCAGCAGAACGATCCGGTTACCGCCGAGTCCGAGAACTTCGACAGTGTTGGGCGGCTGGAGACGGTATCCGTCGAGGTGCACGGCGTGGTCGGCCGTCACGAATTTGGCGGGTGCGTTCGCCCAGTCGCTGAACTTGTACAGCACCCGGTCAACGCGACCCAGTCGCACCGAGAGCACCGCGAGTAAATCGGGAAGCTCAGCAGTCAGGTCATCACTGTGCGGCCACCATGCCCCGTCGACGTATCCGCTGTGTGGCGCTTTGGGTTTCAGGCGTAAGCGCGGGGTGTATTCGGGCGGTGTCGGGTGTCGACCCGCATCGGTTCGGACCTGTTGCGACGTCATGATGTCACTCCTGACGCAGGATCCCAGATTTCTCGCGGACCGCGATCTGGCTCTGCATCTCCAGTAAACGCCGTTCTTGGCCAGTTGGGCGAAGTCCTGACGCACCGTCGTCAGCGCGGCCGATCAGGAACGACGAGAGTCACGCGGGTTGGTATTCCCCGCGTCCGCTATTCAGCTCCGCGGAAATACGGTTCAACCGTGCCGCTGAGCTTGACGACCATCGGATTTCCGCGGCGATCCTTGGCGGTAGGGACTTCCACGCGCACCCAGCCCTCGGCCACGTCGTATTCGTGAACGTTGGTTTTCTCAGCGCCGTTGAAGCGAATACCCACATCACGCAGGAGGACCTCTTCGTCGTAGAAGGGGCTCCGCGGATCGATAGAGAGGTGATTCGGTGGAACGTCTGTGTTCTGATCCTCGGTCATGATGGCTTTCGTTCGAATGCGGCGTGCGGGTCGTTCTGATTCTCCAAGAACCTACGCGAACCTCGCGTGACCCGAAAAACCCGAGACCAGATGGTCTCGGGCTTGTCGAAAGTGGAGCTAAGGGGATTCGAACCCCTGACCCCCACACTGCCAGAACCGGGCAGGTGCTATGACCAGGCACGATAGGTCAGATTTTGGCGCGTAGCGGGCGTCGTTCGAGGAGCAACTGTCGTCAGCGTTGTCGTCAGTGCTCGGCGGCCATTGTCAGCTCGTGCAGCGATGAGACTCGGCCGCGTTGCGCGTTTCGGCGGCCGCCTCACGTGACCTTGGTGATTTTCAGGGGCATGTTGAGAACGAGTGATTGGTTTCGTCCGCAGTTTCCGCTGGCGCCGGTGGTTTGGTCTTCTCCGAGCCACAGGTCAGAAATTGGCTGGGATGTGCCGTCTTGTTTGGCTGGATAGAACCTGTAGACCTGGAGTCCGGGGGCGGTGCTGCCGTCGGGGCACGGTATCCAGTCGGGCACCGAGTGTCGAACGAACCAGAAGTATCCGCCTTCGGTATAGACGTCTTCGGTCCACCCCAGCGAGCTGGTGACTTTGCCCGCGCAGGTAATGCCAGTGCTGCACGTCGAGCTCACCGTCCAGGTGCTTCGCACCGTCGGCTGGTCTTGATAGCGGCCGTTCATCTGCGCCCATTCACCGTTTGAGACGACGGCGAATGTTCCGTTCATCGCGTATTGGTCATAGTCGGCGGCAGATGGCGGCGCCGTTGTCAGAACGGCACCGCCCGCGAGGAGGTATGTGGCACAGGCATTCATGAGCCGAGCTATGTTCCGCATCAAGCTATCCCGTCGTCATGACAAGGTCGGTCCACGATTTGGGTGCTGTCGTGGCGACGAGATTGGATTGGGCGTACAGGTGCCCGTCGGGTGCCATGTAGGAACCGGTTTGGGGGTTGTATCGGGCAATGGCGACGGGCGCCTGCTGTACGGGCGGGTTGGTGTACGCGCTTGGCGCCACGGGGTGGGCTCCAGACGCCGGCGCAGGCTCTGCGGGTGGAGTTGGTGTAGGCGGGGTGATTCCGGGCGGCTGGGCGGCCGCGGGCGGCAATGGCGTGCCGTCGAGCGGCCCGAAGATCTTGTCGTCGTTAGTGACTCGGCTGTCGGGGGGAACGCCTTGCGCGATGAGGCTCGGATCGACTGGGGCTGGCCCTAGTGCGTGTTGTCGGGTGGCCAGTGGCTCGAAGGGTTTGTCGCTGTCGCAGTCCTGTACGGTTGCGGCGCGTTTTCCGGGGTGCTCGATGCAGGGGTAGTTGCGGGCACCGCGGACGGCGATCGGTGAATCCTGCGGCAGTTTGCAGTAGAGCCCATCGGGTGTGTCGACCTCGGTGGTATCCGACGGTGAGCGCCACGCCGATCGGGGCAGGAAACCCACCGTGCACGCGGGTGGGTCGGCGATCGTGATGGAGAAGTCGCCCAGTGCATCTCCCGTCGGATTGTTGACCGGAGTCGACGACTGGATTGCGCCGATGTAGGGCGGAAGTAACACCAAGAGTTGTTCGACAGATTTGTTGTACGTCACGAGAACTTGGCCGACCGTGGTGAGGTTGGCGAGCAGAACCGGCAGTGTGGGTTTGACTTGATTGAGCAGAGCCGAGACTTCGTCGGCGAACCCGGGGCCGGTGTGCAGCAGTGTCCGCACTTGCGGATCGCTCTGTCTGATCTGGCCGGTGATGCCGGCCAGATTGTGCGCCCAGGTCTTCAACGAGTCGGTGGTCGCTGCTTGCCCATCGAGGAGGGGGCCGCTGTTGTCGATAAGAGCGCGGGTGTGATCGGCGACGCCGTTAAGGTCGCCGGTGATCCGGGATGAGGAGTCCAGTAGCGAACCGACGTCGTAGCCGGCGCCGTTGAACGCAGTGAACGATTCGTCGAGCAGCGAGTTCAGTTTGTCTTTCGGGATGGTCCCAACCAGCGCACTGAGCTGATCCAGCATCGGGCCGACCCGTTGCGGAATTCTGCTCTGCCCCATGCCAATTACCGATCCGTCATGCAGATATGGCGGGGATTGCTCGACCGGTTGCAGGTCGACGTATTGTTCGCCGACGGCCGACACACTACGCACTTGGGCGATGAGATTCGCGGGGATCTTCTGAGTGGAGTCCAATGACAACGTCGCTTGGGCGTATCTGGCGTCGACGGCTTTGACGTCGGTGACCTTGCCGATCTGAACGCCACGGTAGGTGACGTTGCCCAACGGGTACAGTCCGCCCGCGGCGGGAAGATCCAGCGTCACGGTGATGCGACCGATACCCAGAAACACCGGCGCCTGCAGGTAGTTGAACACCATCAGCCCCAGTCCGACCACCGAGGCGATCGTGAAGATGACGAGTTGCGTCTTGATGAAACGGGTGAGCATCAGCGGCCTCCGGTTGCGGGGGTCGCGTCGGCGGGGCCGTAAGGTCCGGCGAAGACCGGTGGTGTTCCTGGTTGCGCCGGTTCGGCGGAGGCAACAGGCGGTGGTGGGCTGACCGGGAGTGCAACGCCGGGTGGAAGTGCATTGAGCCCGGGTGTCGGCGGGTTTCCCGGTACCGGGCCGAGCGGCCCACCCGGGGGCGGCGGAGCGATCGGTAGGCCCAGTGGGTCGTAGGTGTACTTCTGCCAATACGGTTCGCCGGGGGCAGGTACGAGCTGGGCTTTCTGATCTTCCCACCGGGTGCCCAGCAGTAATGAGCGTTTGAGCCGGGGCACGGTCAGGTCGATTTGGCCGAAGAAGTTCATGTAGTCACCCCGAACACCGCGCTTGATGAGATCTTGTCCGAAGGGGAACACCGAGCCGAATACCAGGGCGTTGTCGAGGTCTGGCCCTACATCGGCGAGCGCTTGCAAGGTGGGTTGCAGGTTCTGCAGGTCTTTGACCAGGTTCGCCTGGGTGTCGTTGACCAATCCGGTTGCGGTGGTGCTGAAGGTGCGCAGTTTGTCCAGTGCCGTGGTGAGGCGGGGACGTTCGCGGATCAGCACGTCCAGTGCCGGCGGGATCTTGTTCAGCGCGGCGGTGATGAGGTCGCGTTGTTCGGCGAAGGTCCCCGCCAGTCGGTTGAGAGCTTGGATGGAGGCAATGATGTTGTCGCGCTGGCGATCCAGTGTGTCGACGAACGTGTTCAGGCGGGTCAGCAGATCCCGGATGTCGCCTTCGTGGCCGGATAGGGCGGCTGCGAAGTTGTGGATGACGTCGCCGATTTGGCCCAGTCCCCCGCCGTTGACGACGGCGGCTAGCGACGCCAGGGTCTGTTCGGTCGACGGGTAGGTCGAGGTTTTGTCGAGTTGAACGATCGCTCCGGGATTGAGCCTTCCGGTGGGCGGTTGGCCGAGCGGGGGGTCGAGCGCGATGTGCATCGAGCCGAGCAGGCTGGTTTGGCCGATGCTGGCTTCGGCGTTGGCCGGAACGACAACGTCCGGCTTCACCGACACTTCGACGTCGATCTGCCAGTTGGAGAAGGTCATCTGTCGGACGCTGCCGACGACGACGTCATCGATCATCACCGGCGAATTCGGTTCCAGAGTACCGACATTGGCGAATTGAATGTGGTAGACGCTGGCGTCGGGGCTTCGTCCGACGGCACCGGGCAATGGTAGGGAATTGAGGCCGTTGAATCCGCAGCCGGACAGCGTCACTACTGCACAGCTGGCGATGGCCGCCAGCGTGCGGCTGCGTCGGCGAGTGGTCATGAGGGCGGTACCTCCGCCGCCGATGCCGGTGCAGGGGTCGCCTCAGCGGGCAGCAGTAGGTCGTTGAGGCTTCGCGACTGCGGAACCGGGGCCCCCGGATACAGCGCTGGAGAGGGGTCGGCGGGCAGGCGATCCGGCGCCGAGGGCCCTGGGGCGACTGCTGGTGGCGCACCGTGTCCGGGTGGGGGCGCTTGGTCGCCATTGAGGCCGGTATAGGCCGAGATCGCAGGTGGCACATCGGCGGCGCCAGGTTTGGGTCCGCTCCCGCCGGGGGCGAGGTTGGGCTCGGAGTAGATGAGGTTTTCCGGGCTCGGCGATTTCATCAGGTAGGAGCTGAACGGAAACGGCAGATAGTTGAACCCGACGGTGTTGAGTGCCGGACCGAGGTATTGGCTGCACAGTTTCGCGGTCTCACCCGCGGTGACGTCGGCGACGGCTTCGATCGCCTGACAGAGGAAGGCTCCCGGATTGGAGAAGTTGTTCAACACGAAGGAGCCGATATTGCTGTGGGTGTCCGGGTTGTAGATGTTGTAGCCGTTGGCGATGGCATTGGGCGTGACATGCAAGATGTTCTCGAGATCGCGTTTGTGGTCGACCAGCGTCTGGGTGACGTTGGTCAGCCTTTGCAGCTGTTCCGCTGTCTGATCGCGGCTGCCTTTGACGAATCGTTGCACGTCGCCAACGGCGGCGTTCAGATCTTTCAGGGTGGAGTTGAGGTCGGTGCGGTCGTTGACCACGCTGGTCAGTGTCGCGAAGTGGCCTTGGAATTCGACGATCTGCTGGTTGCTGTCGCGCAGCGCGGTCACGAACGTCTGGAGGTTTTTCAGGATATCGACGATGTTGCCGCTGCCGTCGGCCAGGATGCGGCCCAGCCCGGACAGTTCGGCCAGCGTCTGGCGCAGCTTGGCGCCGTTGCCGTCCATCGCGTTGGCCGCGGTGTCGATGAAACGGGATACCGATGTTTCCGAGACCCCGCTGTGCGGTCCTAAATCTGTTGCCAGGCGGGCTAGTTGGGTTTTGACTTCGTCCCATTCCACGGGCACCGCGGTCCGCTCGACCGGGATCACCGCGCCGTCGGTCATGGTGGGACCGGACTTGGCGTAGGCCGGGGCGAGTTGCACGTAACGAGCCGAGATCAGGCTTTGCGCGACGATGACGGCCTTGGCGTCGGCAGGAACTTTCATCCGGTGCTCGACGTGCAGGGTCATTTTGGCGTTGGCGCCGGCCGGTTCGATCGCAGCGATGGTCCCCACTTTGACCCCCGAGATGCGTACCTCGTCGCCCGGGTAGATCCCGGTGGCACTGGTGAAATAGGCGGTGATCACCTTCGGCGCGAAGTACGCGTTGCGGATCAGCACGGCGGCACCGGCCAGCAGCAGGGCGACCAACACCACCACGGCCGCCAGCCGTATCCTCTTGGCGTTCATCGGGAACCACCCGGGATGCCGTTGTAGGGCAGCGGCAGCTCCGCCCGCGGCCCGGCGTTGTCCGGCGGTTGCCCGTTGTTGACACCGCGCCTGAATCCGAGCGCGTAGTCAAGGAACGGCTGGATAACCTGCGCCGGTATGAGATTGGGAACGTAGGACTGGTAGAAGTATCCGCTGGCCACGGCTTCACCCTGAGTCATTTCGTATTTGGCCAGACCGGGAAGGGCTTTGGCGATGTTGTCGCGGTTCTTCTCGAGCATCGCGGTCACAGAGTTCAGTTTCTGCAATGTGGGTGCCAGCTCTTCCTCATTGTCGGCAACCAGGCCCGACAGTTCGCGCGACAACACCGAAATACTTGCCAGCAAGCTGACGATCGCCTCGCGCCGCTCGTTGAGCACGGCGACCAGGTCATTGGCGTCCAGGATGAGGGTGTTGAGCTGCTGGCTGCGCTCGGACAGGGTGCCGGTGACCGACGCCGCGCTCTTGAGTAGCCCACGCAGACTGTCGTTGCGGGCGTTCAAGGACCGCGAGACCCTGGTGAGCCCCTCGAAGGTCGGCCCCAGCTGGGGCGTGATCTGCTCAATGGTGTCCGACAACGCATCTAACGATGCGTTGATGTTCTGGGTGTCGGTGCCCGCGGTGTTCGTGGTGAGGTCGGTGACGGCTTCGGTCAGCGAATACGGCGACGAGGTCCGCGATAGCGGTATGACCGCGCCGCGACGTAGCAGGCCGTTGCCTGCGGATTCCAGCGTGAGGATGCGCTGCCCCAGCAGGGTGCCGGTCCTGATGTGCGCGGCCGTGTCGTTGCCGAGCGTGATCGCACTGTCGACGCTGAAGGTGATGAGCGCCTTACCTTCGTCGTCGAGCGAAACATCGTCCACCTGACCGACTTTCATTCCTGCCAGCCGGACGTCGTTGCCGGTGGTCAGTCCACCGGCTTCGGCGAAGACTGCCTGGAATCGCAAGGAGGTGGCCCACGCGGTGAGCCGTTCGGGTTGCAGGCCGACGGTGATGACGAGAATGATCAGGACGGCGCCGATGAATCCGGTTCGCACGAGGCGTGATTGGCGGTATTTCAGCATTACTCGGCGCACCTGCCGTTGTCTTGTTTGATGAACGGGAAGACGGCGGTCCGGTTTTGCAGATCGGTGACGCGGACGGTGAGTTCGCAGATGTAGTAGTTGATCCAACTTCCGTAGGCGCCCAGCCGGACGAGTTTGCGGTAGTTGTCCGGGGCGGATTGCAGTGCCCCGTCGAGCAGGCCTTTGTCCTTGTCGAGGAGGGGCGCCAAGCGGCTCAGCTGATCGATGGTGCCGGCCAGCGGCGCACGGGCCTGTCCGAGCAGATCGGCGATCGATGTTGTGCCGCTGTCGAGGGCGTCGATGGCCTCGCCGATGGGGTCACGGTGGGCGGCCAATTCGGAGACCAACCGCTGGAAACGGTCGATGGCATCGGCGAACTGACTTCCGCTGGTGGCGAGCGTGCCGATCACGGCGTTGAGGTTGTCGATCAGCGCTTCGATGATCTGGTTGTTGTCGGCCAGCCCGTTGGAAAACGATGCCGTCTTGGTCAGCAACGAGTCCACAGTGCCGCCCTGGCCTTGAAAGATCTGCAGCAGAGCGTTGGTCAATGCGTTGACATCTTGAGGATTCAGGCCCTGGATGACCGGTTTGAGACCGCCCAATAGCTGATCGAGGTCCAGCGCCGGTGCAGTTCGATCGGCGGGGATCTGTGAGCCGGCCGGCATGACTCTGGCTGAGCCTGGTCCGTCGATGAGTTCCAGGAACCGGTCGCCCACCAGGTTGAGGTAGCGCACCGCGGCGCGGGTGCCGCTGCTCAGCACGACGGTGCGGTCAGCGTCGAACGCGACCGTCACGGTGTGATCTGGCCGCATCGAGATATCGGCGACGGTGCCGACACGTAGACCCCCGGCTCGCACTGAATCACCTGTTTTCAGTCCCGATACGTCGACGAACACTGCGGAGTAGGCGTTGGTCGCACCGGTGCGGTACTGCCCGAAGATCATGAACAGAAACGCGGTCAGCACAACCATGACGACGCCGAAGGCACCGAATTTCAGGATGTGTCCCCGTGTGCCGCTCACCCTGGTTCTCCGATCTGGGCGGTGTTGCGGGCCGGTCCGGGCAGGGGCCCGAAGAGCAATTGCTTGAGCCCATCGGAGTTGAGCAAGATGCCCTGATTGCCGTACTGGGCCTGGTTGGTTCCCACATCGGTGACGACGAACGGTGGCCCGGTGTCGAATGGCACTCTCGGTAGCGAGGTGCACTGCGGGCCGCCGGTTGCGGCGACCTTTGGCAGATTCATCGGATAGCGGTACCGTTCGCGGCCCAGCAGGAATCCGATGGAGTCGGTGATGCCCGGCTTCTCCAACGGTGGACCCGAGGCGATCACGGCCAGCGCGCCGATCCCGCAGTTCAGGCCTTGGTGATACTGGTTGGTCAAATCAGTGGTGGGCACCAACACTCGGAACACGTCGCTGATGCCCGCGCGGTTCGATCCGAGGACGTCGTTGCCGACGTCGGCAAGCCCAATTGTGCTGACCAGGAACGCATCCAGACTGTTCTGTTCCTCGGTGATCGTCTGGCTGATGTGTGTCGCGTCATCGAGCGTGGTGACGAGATCGTGGCTGGCATCGGCGTAGGCGTTGAGCACCTCCGGTGCCGTGTCGGTGTCGTGGGCGAGGTTGGGCAGGCTGCGTTCGAGTTTGGCCAGCAGTGCGTCGAAGTCGCTCAGGGTGCGCCCGAGTTGCGGACCGCGGCCGTTGAACGCCGAGGAGATCGCGCCCAGTGTCTCGTTGAGCTTCTCCGGCTGTATCGCCGACAGCACCGAGGAGAGCTGCTGGAAAATGGTGTTGAACTCGACCGTCACATGGTCTGCGGTCAGTACCTGCCCGGGCTGGAGTTTGTGCATCGATGGGTTCGGCGGCGCAACAAGGTCAATCGATTTCGCGCCGAAGAGCGTGGAGGACGCGATGTCGACCATAACGTTGTCGGGAATCTGCCTCAGCTGCGCCGGATCCATGGCCAGCAGGATGGCGGCCTGACCGTCGGGGCGGCCGTCGATCGACACGACAGTGCCCACTGGGACTCCGACCAGCTTGACCTTCGCGTCGGGATTCATCACCAGACCGGCCCGCTGCGACAGCACCGTCAGTGGCACCGTGTCGGCGAAACTGCCTCGGAACATCCCCGCTGCCACGATCACAATGCCCACGACGGCCACAACCATCGCCAGACCAGCCAACGGGCGCGCATACGACCTCATCGACTACCTGAAACCAATACGCTCGAAGTCTTCACTCCACCGACTACTTCTGCGCTACAGGGCATTTCACTGGATCGCTTCCAACTGAGACACGACGAATCCAACGGTTCAGAAAGCAACAGCGAAGTCTTGGTGCGTCAGTCTGCGTACGCCCCAGAAATAGGTGACCAGCGGCATGGTGCACCACAACAGGTTCAGGACTACGAACTTGATCCACATCTCGACGGGGCTGGTCATGCTCTGCATGTTGTTCGCGATCTCCACACCGAAGTAGACCGCAGGCAAGGTGACCTCCACGATCATGCCGCCCATGATGAAAGACAGCTGAGTGCTGTTGAATCGCTTGCCATTTCGGAAGAACTGCACCATCGCATACGCCTCGAACAGACCGATGAAGAACGCGATCCACTCCAAAACCACGATGAGCGGATCACCGTTCAAATACCGTGCGTCACCGCCCAGGAGGATCGGCGACCACATATAAGTCCAGAGCGCGCCACTTTCGACGCCCGTTCGGATCTCGTTGAAGAACAAGAGCCACGGCAGTTCCCAGATAAACCGTGGTATCAGGGCGATGAACACCCACACGATCACCATCGCACTTAGTCGTTGCGATTTCGTCCAATCCCGCTGCCCCGGAAGGGGTAGCCACGGAAGGACAAGTGCCGTCACGAAGCAGCCGACGACGAAGACCACCAACGTTG
This is a stretch of genomic DNA from Mycobacterium sp. ELW1. It encodes these proteins:
- a CDS encoding MCE family protein; the protein is MNAKRIRLAAVVVLVALLLAGAAVLIRNAYFAPKVITAYFTSATGIYPGDEVRISGVKVGTIAAIEPAGANAKMTLHVEHRMKVPADAKAVIVAQSLISARYVQLAPAYAKSGPTMTDGAVIPVERTAVPVEWDEVKTQLARLATDLGPHSGVSETSVSRFIDTAANAMDGNGAKLRQTLAELSGLGRILADGSGNIVDILKNLQTFVTALRDSNQQIVEFQGHFATLTSVVNDRTDLNSTLKDLNAAVGDVQRFVKGSRDQTAEQLQRLTNVTQTLVDHKRDLENILHVTPNAIANGYNIYNPDTHSNIGSFVLNNFSNPGAFLCQAIEAVADVTAGETAKLCSQYLGPALNTVGFNYLPFPFSSYLMKSPSPENLIYSEPNLAPGGSGPKPGAADVPPAISAYTGLNGDQAPPPGHGAPPAVAPGPSAPDRLPADPSPALYPGAPVPQSRSLNDLLLPAEATPAPASAAEVPPS
- a CDS encoding MCE family protein, which produces MRSYARPLAGLAMVVAVVGIVIVAAGMFRGSFADTVPLTVLSQRAGLVMNPDAKVKLVGVPVGTVVSIDGRPDGQAAILLAMDPAQLRQIPDNVMVDIASSTLFGAKSIDLVAPPNPSMHKLQPGQVLTADHVTVEFNTIFQQLSSVLSAIQPEKLNETLGAISSAFNGRGPQLGRTLSDFDALLAKLERSLPNLAHDTDTAPEVLNAYADASHDLVTTLDDATHISQTITEEQNSLDAFLVSTIGLADVGNDVLGSNRAGISDVFRVLVPTTDLTNQYHQGLNCGIGALAVIASGPPLEKPGITDSIGFLLGRERYRYPMNLPKVAATGGPQCTSLPRVPFDTGPPFVVTDVGTNQAQYGNQGILLNSDGLKQLLFGPLPGPARNTAQIGEPG
- a CDS encoding MCE family protein — translated: MSGTRGHILKFGAFGVVMVVLTAFLFMIFGQYRTGATNAYSAVFVDVSGLKTGDSVRAGGLRVGTVADISMRPDHTVTVAFDADRTVVLSSGTRAAVRYLNLVGDRFLELIDGPGSARVMPAGSQIPADRTAPALDLDQLLGGLKPVIQGLNPQDVNALTNALLQIFQGQGGTVDSLLTKTASFSNGLADNNQIIEALIDNLNAVIGTLATSGSQFADAIDRFQRLVSELAAHRDPIGEAIDALDSGTTSIADLLGQARAPLAGTIDQLSRLAPLLDKDKGLLDGALQSAPDNYRKLVRLGAYGSWINYYICELTVRVTDLQNRTAVFPFIKQDNGRCAE
- a CDS encoding MCE family protein encodes the protein MLKYRQSRLVRTGFIGAVLIILVITVGLQPERLTAWATSLRFQAVFAEAGGLTTGNDVRLAGMKVGQVDDVSLDDEGKALITFSVDSAITLGNDTAAHIRTGTLLGQRILTLESAGNGLLRRGAVIPLSRTSSPYSLTEAVTDLTTNTAGTDTQNINASLDALSDTIEQITPQLGPTFEGLTRVSRSLNARNDSLRGLLKSAASVTGTLSERSQQLNTLILDANDLVAVLNERREAIVSLLASISVLSRELSGLVADNEEELAPTLQKLNSVTAMLEKNRDNIAKALPGLAKYEMTQGEAVASGYFYQSYVPNLIPAQVIQPFLDYALGFRRGVNNGQPPDNAGPRAELPLPYNGIPGGSR
- a CDS encoding MCE family protein, encoding MTTRRRSRTLAAIASCAVVTLSGCGFNGLNSLPLPGAVGRSPDASVYHIQFANVGTLEPNSPVMIDDVVVGSVRQMTFSNWQIDVEVSVKPDVVVPANAEASIGQTSLLGSMHIALDPPLGQPPTGRLNPGAIVQLDKTSTYPSTEQTLASLAAVVNGGGLGQIGDVIHNFAAALSGHEGDIRDLLTRLNTFVDTLDRQRDNIIASIQALNRLAGTFAEQRDLITAALNKIPPALDVLIRERPRLTTALDKLRTFSTTATGLVNDTQANLVKDLQNLQPTLQALADVGPDLDNALVFGSVFPFGQDLIKRGVRGDYMNFFGQIDLTVPRLKRSLLLGTRWEDQKAQLVPAPGEPYWQKYTYDPLGLPIAPPPPGGPLGPVPGNPPTPGLNALPPGVALPVSPPPPVASAEPAQPGTPPVFAGPYGPADATPATGGR